A stretch of the Saccharolobus caldissimus genome encodes the following:
- a CDS encoding malate synthase — protein MSLRLKIPEEIYQKYSDLFGEKTINEKIISVEKLIEELAIEFSEEIRRIINKRRKWLESKEPVTSKAAFPSFDEVFEDADGNKRTFREIIQGMIDNFLGIQSDLRWRLNENVPIPKDAHPLKNPGLEITGPWYPLSRAYNQINADVVSAMEDEEDASPAWYIPYGSGKTIADVWEARKNVKLFLSGKAPNPYYEKGKTYTLNKPRDKWPVVFHRLPGLHLLDFDITLDGKPVPAIIVSAVIYTLNNYNSLKSAGSGVYFYLPKIQTPEEALVVEKILRKIESKLGLKIGTLKIALLYEEANAGRFFPVILWIFRERLIKSNNGRWDYLGSLIEMWLQEKVLPDPQNITMTSPNMMAYQKYNALMMLLAGAKNGEADAAPVGGMAAVMLYPQTDPFGRHRYNLKALRGIKLDKLRERLIGLIFVAEEKVEGKITLEDIVNGKVKGKLYDMFRQSWVATKEEAYVKAGNEPLRASLEELQKMIDAPVNYIEVEGTKLPTVDSGLTPEERALFQKLGLIDERGKITPWVITKDMINTPEKLLFNKELWGGKDLWHALYDIPEGDITPEHVQHAFYMAANYGFQLLNGNLAAAIDDYELKQRFMNDLATYRIFTSWLWSVINRDASFTKDGYIKGPKLTKDGVIPAEDVLKVTKGTKVKDIFEKLWKLHLDWTYEFYKEQDMRVAKRIVETFGKASNSSIVEEVYKVVSKAYSSGPFREMSAKEAAQKLAKILNANPAEIEEELINLAPRFDRAMAPVIMEILMKQLLYPKYIMNSGKILFVLSPLDPERRLKVMDSIFSFREMVEDKVRRGELDKSVLDLYDYIYDNHW, from the coding sequence ATGTCTTTAAGACTAAAAATTCCTGAAGAGATATATCAAAAGTATAGTGACCTTTTCGGAGAAAAGACTATAAATGAGAAGATTATAAGTGTTGAAAAGCTTATTGAGGAACTTGCAATTGAATTCTCTGAAGAAATAAGGAGGATTATAAATAAGAGGAGAAAGTGGTTAGAATCAAAAGAGCCTGTAACCTCTAAGGCCGCTTTTCCATCATTTGATGAAGTTTTTGAAGATGCTGATGGAAACAAGAGAACTTTCAGGGAGATTATCCAAGGGATGATAGACAATTTCCTTGGAATACAGTCAGATCTAAGATGGAGATTAAATGAAAACGTACCAATCCCAAAAGATGCACATCCTCTTAAGAATCCTGGATTAGAGATCACTGGACCTTGGTATCCTCTGAGCAGGGCATATAATCAAATAAATGCAGATGTAGTATCAGCTATGGAAGATGAGGAAGATGCGTCACCCGCATGGTATATTCCGTATGGTTCTGGTAAAACAATTGCTGACGTATGGGAAGCAAGAAAGAATGTAAAACTCTTTCTATCTGGCAAAGCTCCAAACCCTTATTACGAGAAGGGAAAAACTTATACCTTAAATAAGCCCAGAGATAAATGGCCGGTCGTTTTTCACAGACTTCCTGGATTACACCTCTTGGACTTTGACATAACATTAGACGGTAAACCAGTACCGGCTATAATTGTATCTGCGGTAATATATACGCTAAACAATTATAATAGTCTAAAGAGTGCAGGTTCTGGTGTGTACTTCTATCTGCCTAAAATACAGACACCAGAGGAAGCCTTAGTAGTAGAGAAAATCCTTAGGAAGATTGAGTCAAAGCTCGGACTTAAGATAGGTACACTTAAGATAGCCCTCCTTTATGAAGAAGCCAATGCGGGAAGATTTTTCCCTGTAATACTGTGGATATTCCGCGAGAGGCTAATTAAATCAAATAACGGTAGATGGGACTATTTAGGCAGTTTAATTGAGATGTGGTTACAAGAGAAAGTACTTCCCGATCCTCAAAACATCACTATGACTTCACCTAACATGATGGCTTATCAGAAGTACAATGCACTCATGATGTTATTAGCTGGAGCCAAGAACGGCGAAGCTGATGCTGCTCCAGTAGGTGGCATGGCTGCAGTAATGCTTTATCCTCAGACTGATCCATTTGGGAGACATAGATATAACTTAAAAGCATTAAGGGGAATAAAGTTAGATAAGTTAAGAGAGAGATTAATAGGGCTTATCTTTGTGGCAGAAGAAAAAGTTGAAGGTAAAATTACTCTAGAAGATATAGTTAACGGAAAGGTAAAGGGTAAACTTTATGACATGTTTAGACAGAGTTGGGTTGCAACAAAGGAAGAAGCTTACGTAAAAGCAGGAAACGAACCGTTAAGGGCAAGTCTAGAGGAGTTACAGAAAATGATAGATGCACCAGTTAACTATATTGAAGTAGAGGGAACAAAATTACCTACTGTTGATAGTGGATTAACACCAGAGGAAAGAGCATTATTCCAAAAACTTGGTCTAATTGATGAAAGAGGTAAAATAACTCCTTGGGTTATAACTAAGGATATGATTAACACGCCAGAGAAGTTATTATTTAACAAAGAATTATGGGGTGGAAAAGATCTATGGCATGCACTATATGATATCCCGGAGGGAGATATTACACCAGAGCATGTTCAACATGCTTTCTATATGGCAGCAAATTATGGTTTTCAATTGTTGAATGGTAACTTAGCTGCAGCCATAGATGATTACGAATTAAAACAGAGATTTATGAACGATCTAGCCACCTATAGGATATTTACTTCCTGGCTCTGGAGTGTAATAAATAGGGATGCTAGTTTTACTAAGGATGGATACATTAAGGGACCAAAACTAACTAAGGATGGAGTAATTCCGGCTGAAGATGTACTAAAAGTTACAAAAGGCACAAAGGTAAAAGACATATTTGAGAAATTATGGAAGTTGCATCTCGATTGGACATATGAATTTTACAAGGAACAAGATATGAGAGTAGCTAAGAGAATAGTAGAGACCTTTGGAAAGGCAAGTAATAGTTCAATAGTAGAGGAAGTATATAAGGTCGTATCAAAGGCCTATAGCTCAGGTCCATTTAGAGAGATGTCTGCTAAAGAAGCTGCTCAGAAATTAGCGAAAATTCTTAATGCTAACCCAGCTGAGATAGAAGAAGAGCTTATTAATTTAGCCCCGAGGTTTGATAGAGCCATGGCTCCAGTAATTATGGAGATATTAATGAAACAGTTATTATATCCTAAATATATAATGAATAGTGGAAAGATACTTTTCGTACTTTCTCCATTAGACCCAGAGAGGAGGCTAAAGGTTATGGATAGTATATTCTCATTTAGAGAGATGGTCGAAGATAAGGTTAGAAGAGGAGAATTAGATAAGTCTGTACTAGACTTATATGACTATATCTACGATAATCATTGGTAA
- a CDS encoding indolepyruvate ferredoxin oxidoreductase subunit alpha, translated as MFELSSLKRIILGNEAIALASLSAGVGVATGYPGTPSTEIIETLSKYKIYVEWSVNEKVAFETAYGAAINGAYALTAMKHVGLNVASDPLMSSSYTGVEGALVIVSADDPSMWSSQNEQDNRYYGLHALIPVIEPYDPQSAHDLTIEAFKLSSKVKHPVILRTTTRIGHVRGPVELKPPSKPVLGKLIKDPKKYVLVPENARRNRLEQIRRWERIKNEIENLNEFIDNGSRDLIIASGISFAYVIDAIKESNVKANILRISTPVPIPKNLILKAVNEAERVLIVEEGEPIVEIQVKDILYDEGIRVELHGKDLISRIGEMTLDKIYYAFSKFFNLDIISDYLELPEEIPPRPPALCPGCPHRSSFIDLKKAIVMASFKPEETFISGDIGCYTLGLLPPFDAQDSSTDMGSSIGIANGVYRATGKIPIAVIGDSTFFHSGISALANAVYNKTPILVLILDNRATAMTGQQPSPSKNIDIGEVAKGLGVKYVKYIDPFDTTSSIKTLSEALRWVDSNKEPAVVIAKRACALLVTDVIKEDELPKASVNLDKCTGCSICYDYFTCPAIIPRSDKKAEIDVYTCIGCGACIPICPFKAISLVGKKPDKWDELWLG; from the coding sequence GTGTTTGAACTTTCTTCACTTAAACGAATAATTTTAGGAAATGAGGCTATTGCGTTAGCCTCCTTATCCGCCGGTGTAGGGGTTGCCACAGGCTATCCTGGAACTCCATCAACTGAAATAATTGAGACTTTAAGTAAGTATAAGATATACGTAGAATGGAGCGTAAACGAGAAGGTTGCGTTTGAGACAGCCTATGGAGCTGCGATAAATGGTGCTTACGCCCTTACAGCAATGAAACACGTTGGACTTAACGTAGCTTCAGATCCTCTTATGAGCTCTTCTTATACTGGAGTTGAGGGAGCATTGGTTATAGTTTCCGCTGATGATCCCTCAATGTGGTCTTCCCAGAATGAACAAGATAATAGATATTACGGCTTACATGCTTTAATACCAGTAATAGAGCCTTATGATCCCCAGTCGGCTCATGATTTAACAATTGAAGCATTTAAGCTGAGTAGTAAGGTTAAGCATCCAGTGATCTTAAGGACTACGACGAGGATAGGGCACGTAAGAGGGCCAGTAGAGCTTAAGCCTCCGTCAAAGCCTGTATTGGGTAAGTTAATTAAGGATCCTAAAAAATACGTATTAGTACCAGAAAATGCGAGAAGAAATAGATTAGAGCAGATAAGGAGATGGGAACGAATAAAAAACGAGATAGAGAACTTAAACGAATTTATCGATAACGGAAGCAGGGATTTAATAATAGCTTCTGGTATATCCTTTGCATATGTTATTGATGCTATTAAGGAGAGTAATGTTAAGGCTAATATATTACGAATCTCAACGCCCGTACCTATACCGAAAAACTTAATTTTAAAAGCAGTAAATGAGGCTGAAAGAGTTTTAATAGTTGAAGAAGGAGAGCCGATAGTTGAGATACAAGTTAAGGATATACTTTATGATGAGGGAATTAGGGTTGAACTTCACGGTAAGGATTTAATAAGTAGAATAGGAGAGATGACTTTAGATAAGATTTATTATGCATTCAGTAAATTTTTCAATTTAGATATTATATCGGATTATTTAGAACTTCCAGAAGAAATCCCTCCTAGACCTCCAGCATTGTGTCCAGGATGTCCTCACAGAAGTTCATTTATAGATTTAAAGAAGGCAATTGTCATGGCTTCCTTTAAACCTGAGGAAACTTTTATCTCTGGAGATATAGGATGTTACACGTTAGGATTACTTCCTCCGTTTGACGCTCAAGATTCCTCGACAGATATGGGTTCTAGTATTGGCATAGCTAATGGCGTATATAGAGCTACTGGAAAAATACCCATTGCAGTAATAGGGGATTCCACTTTCTTCCATAGTGGTATTTCAGCCTTAGCTAATGCTGTGTATAATAAAACTCCAATATTAGTCCTTATCCTAGACAATAGGGCCACTGCTATGACTGGTCAACAGCCAAGTCCCTCAAAAAATATAGATATAGGTGAAGTAGCTAAAGGATTAGGAGTTAAATACGTAAAGTACATTGATCCCTTTGATACTACCTCATCGATAAAGACATTATCAGAAGCGTTAAGATGGGTCGATAGTAATAAAGAACCGGCTGTAGTAATAGCTAAGAGGGCATGTGCCCTTTTAGTTACAGACGTTATTAAAGAAGATGAATTGCCTAAGGCTTCCGTTAATTTGGATAAATGCACTGGCTGTAGCATATGTTATGATTATTTTACTTGCCCTGCTATTATCCCGAGGAGCGATAAGAAGGCTGAGATAGACGTTTATACATGCATAGGCTGCGGTGCTTGTATACCTATTTGTCCATTTAAGGCTATCTCATTAGTAGGTAAAAAGCCAGATAAATGGGATGAATTATGGCTAGGGTAA
- a CDS encoding Zn-ribbon domain-containing OB-fold protein — MVTPLKEEELSKHIIISYKPNAKYAYTAGQAQSKYLLGLKEGKIYGRKCNNCGKVYVPPKMYCDECFRPTDEWVEVKDEGIVMTAVASFISWTRARLEEPEIVGVIRLLPSNDRDFVYPGIFHRICTSYEEVKNMSVIGKKVKAVWKPKEERKGSIEDIQCFKVI, encoded by the coding sequence GTGGTAACTCCTTTAAAGGAAGAGGAATTAAGTAAACATATAATAATCTCTTATAAGCCAAATGCTAAATATGCATATACTGCAGGTCAGGCTCAAAGTAAATATTTATTAGGACTTAAGGAAGGTAAAATATACGGAAGGAAGTGCAATAATTGTGGTAAAGTATACGTCCCGCCTAAAATGTACTGTGACGAATGTTTTAGGCCAACAGATGAGTGGGTTGAGGTTAAGGATGAAGGCATAGTAATGACTGCTGTAGCTAGTTTTATAAGCTGGACTAGGGCTAGGCTTGAAGAACCAGAAATAGTAGGAGTTATTAGGTTATTACCTTCGAATGACAGAGATTTCGTATACCCTGGGATATTCCATAGGATATGTACAAGTTATGAAGAGGTGAAAAACATGAGCGTAATAGGTAAGAAAGTTAAGGCAGTATGGAAACCTAAAGAAGAAAGGAAAGGGAGCATAGAGGATATACAATGCTTTAAGGTGATATAA
- a CDS encoding Zn-ribbon domain-containing OB-fold protein, translating to MSWEKIGKEGSLLRWYDVMEADKYEYTVGPAGEQFFNGLKEGKIIGSKCPKCGKIYVPARLYCEDCFVKIDSYVEINKDEAYVDSYTIIYRDDEGNKLDIPVYIALIRFPNTKGGILCYAEGNVRIGGKVKITSFQWPLRVKVE from the coding sequence ATGTCCTGGGAGAAGATCGGAAAAGAGGGTAGTTTATTAAGATGGTATGACGTAATGGAGGCTGATAAGTACGAATATACCGTAGGTCCTGCTGGTGAGCAATTCTTTAATGGACTTAAAGAGGGAAAAATAATAGGGAGTAAATGTCCTAAGTGCGGCAAAATATATGTTCCTGCAAGATTATATTGTGAAGATTGTTTCGTTAAAATCGATAGTTACGTAGAGATAAATAAAGATGAGGCTTACGTTGATTCTTATACTATAATTTACAGAGATGATGAAGGAAATAAGCTTGACATTCCAGTCTATATAGCATTAATAAGATTTCCAAATACTAAGGGAGGAATTCTATGTTATGCAGAAGGTAATGTAAGGATAGGAGGTAAGGTTAAAATAACTAGTTTCCAATGGCCCTTAAGGGTTAAGGTTGAGTAA
- a CDS encoding thiolase domain-containing protein — protein MKVNIYLNKRVAVIGAGLTLFRRRLLETPQEIAWEAARKALDEAGLELRDIDCVVIGSAPDAFDGVHMKGEYLSHGSGGIRKPVSRVFVGGATGVMTAIAGWYHVASGLCQRVLAVAEEKMSPSRPHPQAIFKYIWDPILEKPLNPNLIWIFAMEMHRYMATYGIKKEDIALVSVKNKRNALNNPYAQLGANITVEDVLKSEVLVWPVQLLDVSPVSDGAAAIVLASEDVARRYTDTPVWVEGVGWTLDNTEWPARDLAYARYVEFAARMAYKMAGIERPNKEIDVVEPYDPFDYKELHHLEALQLAKRGEAPKLLKEGVFDIDGDIPSSPSGGLLGVGNPIAAAGLMKVVSIYWQLKGTAGKMQVKKPVHTGLAQAWGDLMQAGTVIVMRN, from the coding sequence ATGAAGGTAAATATATATTTAAATAAGAGAGTTGCTGTAATAGGTGCAGGGCTAACTCTATTTAGAAGAAGATTATTGGAAACTCCGCAAGAGATAGCATGGGAGGCTGCAAGAAAAGCTTTAGACGAGGCGGGTTTAGAGCTAAGGGATATAGACTGTGTAGTAATAGGAAGTGCTCCAGACGCATTTGATGGAGTTCATATGAAGGGAGAGTATTTATCTCATGGCTCTGGAGGTATAAGAAAGCCCGTAAGTAGAGTATTCGTAGGAGGGGCTACGGGAGTTATGACGGCAATAGCTGGATGGTATCATGTAGCTAGTGGTCTATGTCAGAGAGTATTAGCTGTGGCTGAAGAGAAAATGAGCCCTAGTAGACCTCATCCTCAAGCTATATTTAAATACATATGGGATCCTATTCTAGAAAAACCATTAAATCCCAACTTAATATGGATTTTCGCAATGGAGATGCACAGATATATGGCGACTTATGGTATTAAGAAAGAGGATATTGCTTTAGTTTCAGTAAAGAATAAGAGGAACGCCTTAAATAATCCTTACGCCCAACTAGGGGCTAACATAACTGTGGAGGATGTATTAAAGAGTGAGGTATTAGTGTGGCCAGTACAATTGTTAGATGTAAGCCCAGTTAGTGATGGGGCAGCTGCTATAGTATTAGCCTCTGAGGATGTAGCCAGAAGATATACTGACACTCCTGTATGGGTTGAAGGTGTAGGATGGACTTTAGATAATACCGAATGGCCAGCTAGAGATTTAGCTTATGCCAGATATGTCGAATTCGCAGCAAGAATGGCATATAAAATGGCTGGAATTGAAAGACCAAATAAGGAAATTGATGTAGTGGAACCTTATGATCCGTTTGACTACAAGGAATTACATCATTTAGAGGCTTTACAGTTAGCTAAAAGAGGAGAAGCTCCTAAGCTACTAAAAGAGGGAGTCTTTGATATAGATGGTGATATACCTAGTAGTCCTAGCGGTGGGCTCTTAGGTGTAGGAAACCCAATTGCAGCAGCTGGGCTAATGAAGGTCGTTAGTATTTACTGGCAGTTAAAAGGGACTGCAGGTAAAATGCAGGTCAAAAAACCTGTACATACTGGCTTAGCTCAAGCCTGGGGCGATCTCATGCAAGCTGGTACAGTTATAGTTATGCGCAATTGA
- a CDS encoding IS6 family transposase produces METRWKVPVLTQIILILMEYINFKPRFYARSEVALALAMYLAGLSSWRAILPHSTLLYDYRKFSNVKYVVPLSGKYAVDETKVLTVRGEYYYVWVVRDVVTRGIPFFMVTSLRSGLHVLIILVKMREVEELASRYFKRVDQVVYLHDGASIYNAFNWYNVNHEKVTFEERDYAEQGFRTTKHRISSMDKHFPWNSNRFTITRWLSTFFLIYNLLYTPVYLLDKGVIINVNISNE; encoded by the coding sequence ATGGAAACCAGATGGAAAGTTCCCGTGCTCACCCAAATTATACTAATCTTAATGGAGTATATTAATTTTAAGCCTAGGTTTTATGCTAGGAGTGAGGTTGCACTTGCTTTGGCAATGTATTTGGCTGGTTTGTCCTCTTGGAGGGCTATTTTGCCCCACTCTACCTTACTCTACGATTATAGGAAGTTTAGTAATGTTAAGTATGTTGTTCCCTTGAGTGGTAAGTATGCTGTTGATGAGACTAAGGTTCTTACTGTGAGGGGTGAGTATTATTATGTTTGGGTTGTTAGGGATGTTGTGACTAGGGGGATACCTTTCTTCATGGTTACTAGTTTGAGGAGTGGTTTGCATGTTTTAATTATTCTTGTGAAGATGAGGGAAGTTGAGGAGTTGGCTAGTAGGTATTTCAAGAGGGTTGATCAAGTGGTTTACTTGCATGATGGGGCGTCAATATATAATGCTTTCAACTGGTATAATGTTAATCATGAAAAGGTGACATTTGAGGAAAGGGATTACGCAGAACAAGGATTCAGAACAACAAAACATAGGATATCATCAATGGACAAGCACTTCCCATGGAATTCAAATAGATTCACGATTACCCGTTGGCTCTCAACGTTCTTCTTAATATACAACCTACTTTACACTCCAGTGTATTTACTGGACAAGGGGGTGATAATAAATGTAAATATTTCAAATGAATGA
- a CDS encoding indolepyruvate oxidoreductase subunit beta — MARVNILIAGVGGQGIITAGKIIAEAGSYSNTKVLIAETHGLAQRGGGVNIHVRIGDVNSPLIPFGKADYLVGLEAIEVLRNLNYASRNTEIIINNYIIRPVLPKVKLLSLNEILGKLRGLKVHVIDANSIALKAGNPKAVNAAILGFLYSLGAFRGLISEDSFIKALKHESNIIAFKLGMSVKSMLKVF, encoded by the coding sequence ATGGCTAGGGTAAACATACTAATAGCAGGAGTAGGAGGGCAAGGCATTATAACTGCAGGAAAGATTATAGCTGAGGCGGGAAGCTATTCTAACACTAAAGTGTTAATAGCTGAAACTCACGGATTAGCTCAGAGAGGTGGAGGAGTTAACATACACGTTAGGATAGGTGACGTTAATTCCCCTTTAATACCTTTCGGAAAAGCTGATTACTTAGTTGGTTTAGAAGCAATCGAGGTATTAAGGAATTTAAATTACGCTTCTAGAAACACTGAGATAATTATTAATAATTATATTATAAGACCAGTACTGCCTAAGGTGAAGTTATTAAGTCTAAATGAGATATTAGGGAAATTAAGAGGTTTAAAAGTTCACGTAATAGATGCTAATAGCATAGCGTTAAAAGCGGGAAACCCTAAAGCTGTTAACGCTGCAATTTTAGGTTTCTTATACAGTTTAGGAGCTTTTAGAGGATTAATATCTGAGGACTCGTTTATTAAGGCGTTAAAACATGAAAGTAATATAATTGCATTTAAGTTAGGAATGAGCGTTAAGTCAATGCTGAAAGTTTTTTAA
- a CDS encoding PD-(D/E)XK nuclease family protein: protein MSLEEEIKKVLLNNPSILVDVLTMKPEIIYQALAKITPWQNLATKQDVENLRIEVQNLRKEVESVKVSMATKDDIKDMATKQDIKRIDQEIEEIKKAMATKDDIKDMATKQDIKRIDQEIEEIKKAMATKDDIKDMATKQDIKRIDQEIEEIKKAMATKDDIKRIETIITGLGARWGIMNEDTFREGVRELLKDTGWKISREIIYDKEGYVYAEPSDVEYDVVIKDSIIILIEITSSLKRGDLPVIKKKKELYEKIKNVKVSLVYVITPFIHDRYPERVKAMAKDLQIEIIYPIS from the coding sequence GTGAGCTTAGAGGAAGAGATTAAGAAAGTGTTGTTAAATAATCCGTCAATATTAGTGGACGTTTTAACAATGAAACCAGAGATAATTTACCAAGCATTAGCCAAAATTACTCCATGGCAAAATTTAGCAACTAAACAAGATGTTGAAAATTTAAGAATTGAGGTACAAAATTTGAGAAAGGAAGTAGAGAGCGTGAAAGTGAGTATGGCTACAAAGGATGACATCAAGGATATGGCTACAAAGCAAGATATTAAAAGAATTGATCAAGAAATTGAAGAAATTAAAAAAGCCATGGCTACAAAGGATGACATCAAGGATATGGCTACAAAGCAAGATATTAAAAGAATTGATCAAGAAATTGAAGAAATTAAAAAAGCCATGGCTACAAAGGATGACATCAAGGATATGGCTACAAAGCAAGATATTAAAAGAATTGATCAAGAAATTGAAGAAATTAAAAAAGCCATGGCTACAAAGGATGATATTAAAAGAATTGAGACCATTATTACTGGCCTTGGCGCTAGATGGGGTATTATGAATGAAGACACATTTAGGGAAGGAGTTAGAGAACTTTTAAAAGATACGGGGTGGAAAATTTCTAGAGAGATCATTTATGATAAAGAAGGTTATGTTTACGCTGAACCATCTGATGTAGAATATGATGTTGTTATTAAAGATAGCATAATAATATTAATCGAGATAACTTCTTCTTTAAAAAGAGGGGATCTACCAGTAATAAAGAAGAAAAAGGAACTTTACGAAAAAATTAAGAATGTTAAAGTTAGTTTAGTATATGTAATAACACCCTTCATACATGATAGGTACCCAGAGAGAGTTAAGGCTATGGCTAAAGATCTTCAAATAGAAATAATATATCCGATTTCATAA
- a CDS encoding AMP-binding protein, protein MVFEPDREWIENSNVYKFMTEKGFSTLEQFIRYTYERPEFWEDFVKLIGLKFSKPYEKVLDLSKGKQWPKWFVGGKLNIGDNIPDLSEVFIKWMDENLNSKTVTYSQVLNEAKAISSWLKKSGLKKGDRVAIYMPMIPEIVSVMLGAVRAGMIIVPLFSGFGPEPIKVRIEDSEAKVIFTVDETIRRGKRINMLKNLDGINVQKVVLNRGGNKGDFFDYRDVIRTGGDGIEETETEDPMMIIYTSGTTGKPKGCVHTHDGFPLKASADIYFNFDLKRGETLMWITDMGWMMGPWMVFGSLLLRGKMGLIEGYTTGEVISKFVEDMRVNILGLSASLIRMLRSQNEDLKLDVRLTGNTGEPIDPESWYWLFYHTGKRPIINYSGGTEISGGILGNYVIKKIKPSSFNGESPGIKAEVFTEDGKIAPPNVEGELVVLSVWPGMTRGFWRNPERYMETYWSIWKDVWVHGDLAFKDEEGYFYIVGRSDDTIKVAGKRIGPAEVESVINSFPNVVESACIGVPDPIKGEKIVCFVVSKETGIEEKLMKYVEEKLGKALAPSEIKIVRELPKTRNAKIMRRLIRAIYLNKPLGDISSLENPSALEEIKRVISGK, encoded by the coding sequence ATGGTTTTTGAACCAGATAGAGAATGGATAGAAAATAGTAACGTTTATAAATTCATGACAGAAAAGGGATTCTCTACATTAGAACAATTCATAAGGTACACTTATGAGAGACCAGAATTCTGGGAGGATTTCGTAAAACTTATTGGGCTTAAGTTCTCAAAACCCTATGAGAAAGTTCTGGACTTATCTAAGGGAAAGCAATGGCCTAAATGGTTTGTAGGAGGTAAGTTAAATATAGGGGATAACATCCCAGATTTGTCAGAAGTCTTCATAAAATGGATGGATGAGAACTTAAACTCTAAGACAGTAACCTACAGCCAAGTTTTAAATGAGGCAAAAGCAATTTCGAGTTGGTTAAAGAAGAGCGGGTTAAAAAAGGGAGATAGGGTAGCTATATATATGCCAATGATACCAGAAATTGTCTCAGTAATGCTAGGAGCAGTTAGGGCAGGTATGATAATTGTACCTTTATTTTCAGGTTTCGGACCTGAACCAATAAAGGTTAGGATAGAAGATAGTGAGGCCAAGGTAATATTTACGGTAGATGAAACCATAAGGAGAGGTAAGAGAATAAACATGCTAAAGAACCTCGATGGAATTAACGTTCAGAAGGTAGTTCTCAACAGAGGAGGCAATAAGGGAGACTTTTTCGATTATAGAGACGTTATAAGGACTGGAGGAGATGGAATAGAGGAAACGGAAACTGAGGATCCTATGATGATAATATACACCTCTGGTACTACTGGGAAACCTAAGGGGTGCGTTCATACGCATGATGGATTTCCGTTAAAGGCTTCAGCAGACATCTACTTTAACTTCGACTTAAAGAGAGGAGAGACTTTAATGTGGATAACAGACATGGGATGGATGATGGGTCCTTGGATGGTATTCGGCTCCTTATTACTTAGAGGTAAGATGGGCTTAATAGAGGGTTACACTACTGGTGAGGTAATATCAAAGTTCGTAGAGGATATGAGAGTTAATATCTTAGGGCTTTCAGCTAGTCTTATAAGGATGCTGAGAAGTCAAAATGAGGACTTAAAGTTAGATGTTAGACTAACGGGAAATACTGGAGAGCCTATAGATCCAGAAAGCTGGTATTGGTTATTTTATCACACTGGTAAAAGGCCTATAATTAATTACTCTGGGGGTACTGAAATCTCTGGAGGAATATTAGGTAACTATGTTATAAAGAAGATAAAGCCATCATCCTTTAACGGGGAATCCCCAGGGATAAAGGCTGAAGTGTTCACTGAGGATGGAAAGATAGCTCCTCCAAACGTTGAAGGGGAGTTGGTTGTGTTAAGCGTATGGCCTGGAATGACCAGAGGCTTTTGGAGAAACCCAGAGAGGTATATGGAAACCTATTGGTCTATATGGAAGGACGTATGGGTACATGGGGATTTAGCCTTTAAGGACGAGGAAGGATACTTTTACATCGTAGGGAGAAGTGATGATACGATAAAAGTAGCTGGAAAGAGAATAGGCCCAGCAGAAGTTGAAAGTGTGATAAACTCTTTCCCCAATGTAGTAGAATCAGCTTGTATAGGAGTACCAGATCCCATAAAGGGAGAAAAGATAGTATGCTTTGTCGTCTCAAAAGAGACTGGAATTGAAGAGAAATTAATGAAATATGTTGAAGAGAAATTAGGGAAAGCGTTAGCTCCGTCTGAAATAAAAATAGTGAGAGAACTCCCGAAGACGAGGAATGCTAAAATAATGAGGAGATTAATACGCGCGATTTATCTTAACAAACCATTAGGCGATATTTCCTCGTTAGAGAATCCATCAGCATTAGAAGAAATAAAAAGGGTCATATCTGGTAAATAA
- a CDS encoding PaREP1 family protein, with product MKEADELLSKGDIIQASEKYYKAAEEAIKILSYRNSIKTISKVNQIGHWNSKLYFDAIDELENIYPDIRSLWISAWILHIEGFHEARLQKENVEVLKNDIEKLIKLI from the coding sequence TTGAAAGAGGCCGATGAGTTGCTCTCAAAAGGTGATATTATTCAAGCAAGTGAAAAATATTATAAAGCTGCAGAAGAGGCAATAAAAATTCTATCGTATAGGAATTCCATAAAAACTATTTCTAAGGTAAATCAAATTGGACATTGGAACTCAAAACTCTACTTTGATGCTATTGACGAACTTGAAAATATTTATCCCGATATAAGATCGTTATGGATATCCGCTTGGATATTACATATAGAAGGTTTTCACGAAGCTAGATTACAGAAAGAAAATGTTGAAGTTCTAAAAAATGATATTGAAAAATTAATTAAATTAATATAA